A region of Streptomyces sp. R44 DNA encodes the following proteins:
- a CDS encoding acyl-CoA dehydrogenase family protein: MTNQAPPLVGYDVFTSDRALSEAVERHLAPELLAQAREELGLLGRATGSAQVREWGEQANAHPPRLLTHDRYGHRIDEVEFHPSWHRLLGRSVSAGLTHAWGRPGGHVRRAAGFLVASQAEAGHGCPVSMTHAAVPALRAEPELAAVWEPAALSHVYERGLRPVAEKPGALLGMAMTEKQGGSDVRANTTEARPLAADGEYVLTGHKWFCSAPMSDAFLVLAQAPAGLTCFLVPRVLADGSRNAFAIQRLKDKLGNRSNASAEVEFDGTTWAHRVGEEGRGIRTIMGMVAATRLDCVLGSAALMRQAVAQAVHHASYRSAFGGLLVDKPLMRNVLADLALESEAATTLGMRLAAAYDAGDSDGGGDSEQERALLRIAVPAAKYWVTKRCTPMVAEALECLGGNGYVEESGMPRLLRESPLNSVWEGSGNVQALDVVRALRTEPAALDALLREVGAVRGADHRLDRAIRGLLVELADLEGIEARARRLTERLALVLQGALLVRWAPPEVADAFCAARLGGDGGAAFGTLPHTLDLRALVERARVVC; the protein is encoded by the coding sequence GTGACCAATCAGGCCCCTCCCCTGGTCGGATATGACGTCTTCACGAGCGATCGGGCGCTCTCGGAGGCGGTCGAGCGGCACCTCGCGCCGGAGCTCCTGGCCCAGGCGCGCGAGGAGCTGGGCCTGCTCGGCCGGGCGACCGGTTCGGCGCAGGTACGGGAGTGGGGCGAGCAGGCGAACGCGCATCCGCCCCGGCTGCTGACCCACGACCGGTACGGCCACCGGATCGACGAGGTCGAGTTCCATCCGTCCTGGCACCGGCTCCTCGGCCGGTCCGTGTCGGCCGGGCTCACGCACGCGTGGGGCCGTCCGGGTGGTCATGTGCGGCGGGCCGCCGGGTTCCTGGTGGCCTCGCAGGCGGAGGCGGGGCACGGCTGCCCGGTGTCGATGACGCACGCCGCGGTGCCCGCGCTGCGCGCCGAGCCGGAGCTCGCGGCGGTGTGGGAGCCGGCGGCGCTCTCGCACGTGTACGAGCGGGGGCTGCGTCCGGTCGCGGAGAAGCCGGGGGCGCTGCTCGGCATGGCGATGACGGAGAAGCAGGGCGGCAGCGACGTCCGGGCGAACACGACGGAGGCACGGCCGCTCGCGGCCGACGGGGAGTACGTCCTGACGGGGCACAAGTGGTTCTGTTCGGCGCCGATGTCGGACGCCTTCCTGGTCCTCGCGCAGGCCCCGGCGGGGCTGACCTGCTTCCTGGTCCCCCGGGTGCTCGCGGACGGCTCGCGCAACGCCTTCGCGATCCAGCGGCTCAAGGACAAGCTGGGCAACCGGTCGAACGCCTCGGCCGAGGTGGAGTTCGACGGGACGACCTGGGCGCACCGCGTCGGCGAGGAGGGGCGCGGGATCCGGACCATCATGGGCATGGTCGCGGCGACCCGGCTCGACTGTGTGCTCGGCTCGGCGGCGCTGATGCGGCAGGCGGTGGCGCAGGCGGTGCACCACGCCTCGTACCGCTCGGCCTTCGGCGGGCTGCTCGTCGACAAGCCCCTGATGCGCAACGTCCTGGCCGATCTGGCCCTGGAGTCGGAGGCCGCCACGACCCTGGGCATGCGGCTGGCGGCGGCCTACGACGCCGGCGACTCCGACGGCGGCGGCGACTCCGAGCAGGAGCGGGCCTTGCTCCGTATCGCCGTTCCGGCGGCGAAGTACTGGGTGACGAAGCGGTGTACGCCGATGGTGGCGGAGGCGCTCGAATGTCTGGGCGGCAACGGGTACGTGGAGGAGTCGGGGATGCCCCGGCTGCTGCGGGAGTCGCCGCTCAACTCGGTCTGGGAGGGCTCGGGGAACGTGCAGGCGCTCGACGTGGTGCGGGCGCTGCGGACCGAGCCCGCCGCGCTCGACGCGCTGCTCCGGGAGGTGGGGGCGGTGCGTGGCGCCGACCACCGGCTCGACCGGGCGATCCGGGGTCTGCTCGTCGAACTTGCGGACCTGGAGGGGATCGAGGCACGGGCGCGGCGGCTCACGGAGCGCCTCGCGCTGGTGCTCCAGGGTGCGCTGCTCGTGCGGTGGGCCCCGCCGGAGGTGGCGGACGCGTTCTGCGCGGCGCGGCTCGGCGGGGACGGTGGCGCCGCCTTCGGGACGCTGCCGCACACGCTCGACCTGCGGGCGCTGGTGGAGCGGGCGCGGGTGGTGTGCTGA
- a CDS encoding YihY/virulence factor BrkB family protein, translating into MQAASETPERPERRPWSRLHRARVLYRNVSKRKMVWLLLKDTVNSCIEYRILGLAAEAAFFTLLSLPPLLLGLIAVLGYADDWTNTDTVASIRENILHAAGTVLSDRGVHEIAEPLLDDITQGKRPELISLGFAIALWSGSRAVNVFIDTITVMYGLDGRRGIVKTRLLALLLYIIALLIGAVVLPLAVVGPDRVVELVPWGTEVVAVLYWPVVILLSIAFLTTLYHVSVPVRSPWIEDIPGALVALGMWVLGSFLLRIYLTSQVEGPTIYGSLAAPIAVLLWIGISAFAVLVGAAVNAAIDRVWPSVATAAAREANERARAVQAAELVARVRAEAEDVDEDDPDMPSEFPERWSKFLPPDDVKSRLHSGWEKD; encoded by the coding sequence GTGCAGGCAGCAAGCGAAACACCCGAACGGCCCGAGCGGCGGCCCTGGAGCAGACTCCACCGCGCGCGCGTCCTCTACCGCAACGTCTCGAAGCGGAAGATGGTCTGGCTGCTCCTCAAGGACACCGTCAACTCGTGCATCGAGTACCGGATCCTCGGCCTCGCCGCCGAGGCCGCGTTCTTCACCCTGCTGTCCCTGCCACCGCTGCTGCTCGGCCTGATCGCCGTCCTCGGCTACGCCGACGACTGGACCAACACCGACACCGTCGCCAGCATCCGGGAGAACATCCTCCACGCGGCCGGCACGGTCCTCTCCGACCGGGGCGTCCACGAGATCGCCGAGCCCCTCCTCGACGACATCACCCAGGGCAAACGGCCCGAGCTGATCTCCCTCGGCTTCGCCATCGCCCTCTGGTCGGGATCGCGCGCGGTGAACGTCTTCATCGACACCATCACCGTCATGTACGGACTCGACGGGCGCCGCGGCATCGTCAAGACCCGGCTCCTCGCCCTGCTCCTCTACATCATCGCGCTGCTCATCGGAGCCGTCGTGCTGCCCCTCGCGGTCGTCGGCCCCGACCGGGTCGTCGAACTCGTCCCCTGGGGCACCGAGGTCGTCGCCGTCCTCTACTGGCCGGTCGTCATCCTCCTCTCCATCGCCTTCCTCACCACGCTCTACCACGTGTCCGTGCCCGTCAGATCGCCGTGGATCGAGGACATCCCCGGCGCCCTCGTCGCGCTCGGGATGTGGGTCCTCGGCAGCTTCCTGCTGCGCATCTACCTGACCAGCCAGGTCGAGGGACCGACCATCTACGGCTCCCTCGCCGCCCCCATCGCCGTCCTCCTCTGGATCGGCATCTCGGCCTTCGCGGTCCTCGTCGGCGCCGCCGTGAACGCCGCCATCGACCGCGTCTGGCCCTCGGTCGCCACCGCCGCCGCCCGCGAGGCCAACGAACGGGCCCGCGCCGTCCAGGCCGCCGAGCTCGTCGCCCGTGTGCGGGCCGAGGCCGAGGACGTCGACGAGGACGACCCGGACATGCCGTCCGAGTTCCCCGAGCGCTGGTCCAAGTTCCTGCCCCCGGACGACGTGAAGTCCCGCCTCCACTCGGGCTGGGAGAAGGACTGA
- a CDS encoding helix-turn-helix domain-containing protein — protein sequence MYEERPALLDGAVLWTRSAAAGPTAERAVLPDGCMDLIWADGSLLVAGPDTRAYVPGEFAARYAGIRFAPGDAPGFLGVPAHELRDRRVALGALWGEAEARRLGERITDAPDPAAALEELVLRRAADVLAPDPLLRAVVARLAAGRAVAETAEAVGLGARQLHRRSLDAFGYGPKTLARVLRLQRALALVRAGVPYAEAALRAGCADQAHLARETRALAGTTLSAYTASVSAKSETPLPSGSRTTA from the coding sequence ATGTACGAGGAGCGTCCCGCCCTGCTCGACGGGGCCGTGCTGTGGACCCGGAGCGCCGCCGCGGGCCCCACGGCGGAACGGGCCGTCCTGCCCGACGGCTGCATGGACCTGATCTGGGCCGACGGCAGCCTCCTGGTCGCCGGACCCGACACACGCGCGTACGTGCCCGGGGAGTTCGCCGCACGGTACGCGGGCATCCGCTTCGCCCCCGGGGACGCCCCCGGCTTCCTCGGCGTCCCCGCCCATGAACTCCGCGACCGGCGGGTCGCCCTCGGCGCGCTGTGGGGCGAGGCGGAGGCGCGGCGGCTCGGCGAGCGGATCACGGACGCCCCCGACCCGGCCGCCGCCCTGGAGGAGCTGGTCCTGCGCCGGGCCGCCGACGTCCTCGCGCCCGATCCGCTGCTGCGGGCCGTCGTGGCGCGCCTCGCCGCGGGCCGGGCGGTCGCCGAGACGGCCGAGGCGGTCGGGCTCGGCGCCCGGCAGCTGCACCGGCGTTCCCTGGACGCCTTCGGCTACGGCCCCAAGACCCTCGCGCGCGTGCTGCGCCTCCAGCGCGCGCTCGCCCTGGTCCGGGCCGGGGTCCCGTACGCGGAGGCCGCCCTGCGCGCGGGCTGCGCCGACCAGGCCCACCTCGCCCGGGAGACCAGGGCCCTCGCGGGCACGACGCTGAGCGCCTACACGGCTTCCGTGTCCGCGAAGAGCGAGACCCCGCTGCCGTCCGGGTCGAGGACCACCGCGTAG
- a CDS encoding VOC family protein, whose protein sequence is MDTTPRGTPRVTPRFDLVGLVVSDMAASLAFYRRLGLDVPAGAGSAPHVEAVLPGGLRIAWDTEDVVRSFDPGWTRPEGGNRVELAFRCGAPEEVDAVYEELVAAGYRGHLKPWDAVWGQRYAVVLDPDGSGVSLFADTEAV, encoded by the coding sequence ATGGACACCACACCCCGCGGCACCCCCCGCGTCACGCCCCGTTTCGACCTCGTCGGTCTCGTCGTCTCCGACATGGCCGCCTCGCTCGCCTTCTACCGGCGGCTCGGCCTGGACGTCCCGGCCGGGGCCGGGTCCGCCCCGCACGTGGAGGCGGTGCTGCCCGGCGGGCTGCGGATCGCCTGGGACACGGAGGACGTCGTCCGCTCCTTCGATCCCGGCTGGACGCGCCCCGAGGGCGGCAACCGGGTCGAGCTCGCCTTCCGCTGCGGTGCGCCGGAGGAGGTGGACGCCGTGTACGAGGAGCTGGTCGCCGCCGGGTACCGGGGGCATCTGAAGCCCTGGGACGCCGTGTGGGGGCAGCGCTACGCGGTGGTCCTCGACCCGGACGGCAGCGGGGTCTCGCTCTTCGCGGACACGGAAGCCGTGTAG
- a CDS encoding SUKH-4 family immunity protein, whose translation MLTDINSSDVVDTFGLTAITYFPHVRGAHLHGPTADFLAGVGLPENRFFSPRLDLEDESLHRLDFGASLKASFERDGAKCPPEATAWEELGGFQYATVAIDPADGRIYAFSEGEVDYLPLHADVSSLVHSLTVLEKGKSRYKGIDRDDDEARDRVVQQMRDEITAVDETPFADDEGEWPSLFEEIGLGMWG comes from the coding sequence ATGCTGACCGACATCAACTCGTCCGACGTCGTGGACACGTTCGGGCTGACGGCCATCACGTACTTTCCCCATGTGCGGGGCGCCCACCTGCACGGCCCGACCGCGGACTTCCTGGCCGGCGTAGGACTGCCCGAGAACAGGTTCTTCTCCCCCCGGCTCGACCTGGAGGACGAGAGCCTCCACCGCCTGGACTTCGGCGCGAGCCTCAAGGCCTCCTTCGAGCGGGACGGGGCGAAGTGCCCGCCCGAGGCGACGGCGTGGGAGGAGCTCGGCGGGTTCCAGTACGCGACGGTCGCGATCGACCCCGCGGACGGCAGGATCTACGCCTTCTCGGAGGGCGAGGTCGACTACCTGCCCCTGCACGCCGACGTCTCCTCCCTCGTGCATTCCCTGACGGTCCTGGAGAAGGGCAAGTCCCGGTACAAGGGCATCGACCGGGACGACGACGAAGCGCGCGACAGGGTCGTGCAGCAGATGCGCGACGAGATCACGGCCGTCGACGAGACCCCCTTCGCCGACGACGAAGGCGAGTGGCCCAGCCTCTTCGAAGAGATCGGTCTCGGAATGTGGGGATGA
- a CDS encoding nucleic acid/nucleotide deaminase domain-containing protein: MTLPDDLVEVLDLVGVDWPQIDEDEVKASAKDFRKLADGIRDAVKEGNNACSHIVAGKSKGETVKAIDRHWGKLTTKDLATFAKGCDDLAGALDDCAGLIVTCKVAVIAKLTATAATATAGIIGMFFTAGLSGLLSAAAIAAARLVIQEAIDYAIEQITSIAGEKIEGMILAEIEELFSGHLGGDSSSEGMPAGSADMAQDLVIEFDEFDRAAGGYRKTATNFDKKKGEFTVGGAGRKSSVKKDSRFHKLAAVMDKAEDAVEKKADEMVKTLEDHGGKIDKSKDSHKDHDDDVKDKFEKCDEDDDDAVPMYLLNADGSVQVLNSDGSRDPVSKTDKSGIWNILETDGTVWRPPGRNNPYPVPKGSTSSAVTSTKIQPGTTDLSRATEIARFAKKDYGGTNFAAAEYVNPKTGKPIILVGDSEGPHSERLIGYPVLKHGEEANITKIYTEREPCQKTPKCDQWLEIYFKPKNPKLEVEYANSYDQSITGSSRDKEHRDYMTDLEKRHKLQQHP; this comes from the coding sequence ATGACACTGCCTGATGACCTGGTGGAGGTCCTGGATCTGGTCGGCGTCGACTGGCCGCAGATAGACGAGGACGAGGTCAAGGCCTCGGCCAAGGACTTCCGCAAGCTGGCCGACGGCATCCGCGACGCGGTCAAGGAGGGCAACAACGCCTGCTCCCACATCGTCGCCGGCAAGAGCAAGGGCGAGACGGTCAAGGCCATCGACCGTCACTGGGGCAAGCTCACCACGAAGGACCTCGCCACCTTCGCGAAGGGCTGCGACGACCTGGCCGGCGCGCTGGACGACTGCGCCGGACTGATCGTCACCTGCAAAGTCGCGGTCATCGCCAAACTGACCGCGACGGCGGCCACCGCCACCGCGGGCATCATCGGCATGTTCTTCACCGCCGGGCTCAGCGGTCTGCTGTCCGCCGCCGCCATCGCGGCCGCGCGACTGGTCATCCAGGAAGCGATCGACTACGCCATCGAGCAGATCACCTCGATCGCCGGCGAGAAGATCGAGGGGATGATCCTCGCCGAGATCGAGGAGCTGTTCTCCGGCCATCTCGGCGGCGACAGCTCCTCCGAGGGGATGCCGGCGGGCTCCGCGGACATGGCGCAGGACCTCGTCATCGAGTTCGACGAGTTCGACCGCGCGGCGGGCGGCTACCGGAAGACGGCCACCAACTTCGACAAGAAGAAGGGTGAGTTCACGGTCGGCGGAGCGGGACGCAAGTCCTCGGTGAAGAAGGACAGCAGGTTCCACAAGCTCGCCGCCGTCATGGACAAGGCCGAGGACGCGGTCGAGAAGAAGGCCGACGAGATGGTCAAGACCCTTGAGGACCACGGCGGCAAGATCGACAAGAGCAAGGACAGCCACAAGGACCACGACGACGACGTCAAGGACAAGTTCGAGAAGTGCGACGAGGACGACGACGACGCCGTCCCGATGTACCTCCTGAACGCCGACGGCTCCGTACAGGTCCTCAACTCGGACGGGAGCAGGGATCCGGTCTCCAAGACGGACAAGTCGGGGATCTGGAACATCCTGGAGACGGACGGGACCGTCTGGCGGCCGCCGGGGCGCAACAACCCGTACCCCGTCCCGAAGGGAAGCACGAGCTCCGCGGTCACCTCGACCAAGATCCAGCCCGGAACGACCGACCTGTCGCGCGCGACGGAGATCGCGCGGTTCGCGAAGAAGGACTACGGCGGCACCAACTTCGCCGCGGCGGAGTACGTGAACCCCAAGACCGGCAAACCCATCATCCTCGTCGGCGACAGCGAAGGGCCCCACTCCGAACGGCTCATCGGCTATCCGGTCCTGAAGCACGGCGAGGAGGCGAACATCACCAAGATCTACACCGAACGAGAACCCTGCCAGAAGACCCCGAAATGCGACCAGTGGTTAGAGATCTACTTCAAACCGAAGAACCCGAAGCTGGAGGTCGAGTACGCCAACAGCTACGACCAGTCGATCACGGGGAGCAGCCGGGACAAGGAACACCGTGACTACATGACAGACTTGGAAAAGCGTCACAAGCTCCAGCAGCATCCATAG
- a CDS encoding SUKH-4 family immunity protein, whose amino-acid sequence MPPSVPDRHNELAEHFGREGLRRFERASLLGARLPDTARTLLEETGVPRGVASYFRAPGDLDPVALGVTAARSSLPRPHEAMANWPRVGGDGLAHLCVRPDGAVQAVFLRAVAQDMFVDTDVSTLNAALLSLDRALPLIAAASGLAEAAAVLRDLTAELRRIDPAAFDARESWWPRVLDDVRHTLNFPFSAAFEYVDAAGAKQVVTDATGPGRAHPEEIVWRGLSAQGVKPEQVLRVHCELEPCLMPGHYCAVWMQETFPRAEFTHSFDYGGSAESREEGLKELIIHSATRARQG is encoded by the coding sequence ATGCCGCCGTCCGTTCCGGACCGCCACAACGAGTTGGCCGAGCACTTCGGCCGTGAGGGTCTTCGTCGGTTCGAGCGGGCGAGCCTGCTCGGAGCGCGCCTGCCCGACACGGCGCGCACTCTTCTGGAGGAGACCGGTGTGCCTCGCGGGGTGGCCTCCTACTTCCGGGCTCCGGGCGACCTGGATCCGGTGGCTCTCGGCGTCACGGCGGCGCGTTCCTCGTTGCCGAGGCCGCATGAGGCGATGGCGAACTGGCCCCGCGTCGGCGGGGACGGTCTGGCCCATCTGTGTGTGCGTCCCGACGGAGCCGTCCAGGCCGTGTTCCTGCGGGCTGTCGCACAGGACATGTTCGTCGACACGGATGTGTCGACGCTGAACGCGGCTCTGCTCTCCCTGGATCGGGCGCTGCCGCTGATCGCGGCGGCTTCGGGTCTCGCGGAGGCCGCGGCGGTCCTGCGTGATCTGACCGCGGAGCTGCGCCGGATCGATCCGGCGGCCTTCGACGCGCGGGAGTCGTGGTGGCCCCGGGTCCTGGACGATGTGCGGCACACCCTGAACTTCCCGTTCTCCGCGGCGTTCGAGTACGTGGACGCGGCGGGGGCGAAGCAGGTCGTCACCGACGCCACGGGGCCCGGCCGGGCGCACCCGGAGGAGATCGTCTGGCGGGGCCTGTCCGCACAGGGCGTGAAGCCGGAGCAGGTGCTGCGTGTCCACTGCGAGCTGGAGCCGTGTCTGATGCCCGGTCACTACTGCGCCGTGTGGATGCAGGAGACGTTCCCTCGGGCCGAGTTCACCCACAGCTTCGACTACGGCGGTTCCGCCGAGTCCCGCGAGGAGGGCCTGAAGGAGTTGATCATCCACTCCGCCACGCGGGCGAGGCAGGGCTGA
- the rsgA gene encoding ribosome small subunit-dependent GTPase A: MFNASLHPSSLHAAQHPLADHGWDERWEAEFAPYAAQGLLPGRVIRVDRGQCDVATAEGVVRADTAFVTPHDPLRVVCTGDWAAIDPEGASDPRYVRACLPRRTAFARSTSSKRSEGQILAANVDHAVITVSLAVELDLGRIERFLALAWESGAQPTVVLSKADLVPDPVGLSYLVEDVETVAPGVQVLPVSSSTGEGIDVLAATVAGGTTVLLGASGAGKSTLANALVGEDVMDVQAARDVDGKGRHTTTTRNLFVLPGGGVLIDTPGLRGVGLWDAEAGVGQVFSEIEELAAECRFHDCAHEAEPGCAVAAAIEEGSLPVRRLESYHKLIRENRRIVAKTDARVRSEMLKEWKRMGREGRTAMEIKRGGRGR; this comes from the coding sequence TTGTTCAACGCTTCGCTCCACCCGTCTTCCCTCCACGCTGCCCAGCACCCGCTCGCCGACCACGGCTGGGACGAGCGCTGGGAGGCCGAGTTCGCCCCGTACGCCGCCCAGGGACTGCTCCCGGGACGGGTCATCCGTGTCGACCGCGGTCAGTGCGACGTCGCCACCGCCGAAGGGGTCGTCCGCGCCGACACGGCGTTCGTGACCCCGCACGACCCGCTGCGGGTCGTCTGCACCGGCGACTGGGCCGCCATCGACCCCGAGGGGGCCAGTGACCCGCGATACGTACGGGCGTGCCTGCCGCGGCGTACGGCCTTCGCGCGGTCCACTTCCTCCAAGCGGTCCGAGGGGCAGATCCTCGCTGCCAACGTCGACCACGCCGTCATCACGGTCTCGCTCGCCGTCGAGCTCGACCTCGGCCGGATCGAACGCTTCCTCGCCCTGGCCTGGGAGTCCGGCGCCCAGCCGACCGTCGTCCTCAGCAAGGCCGACCTCGTGCCCGACCCGGTCGGGCTCTCCTACCTCGTCGAGGACGTGGAGACGGTCGCGCCCGGCGTCCAGGTGCTGCCCGTCAGCTCCTCCACCGGAGAAGGGATCGACGTGCTCGCCGCGACCGTCGCGGGCGGCACCACCGTGCTGCTCGGCGCCTCCGGCGCCGGCAAGTCGACCCTCGCCAACGCGCTGGTCGGCGAGGACGTCATGGACGTCCAGGCCGCCCGTGACGTCGACGGCAAGGGCCGGCACACGACGACCACCCGCAACCTCTTCGTGCTGCCCGGCGGGGGAGTCCTCATCGACACCCCCGGACTGCGCGGCGTCGGACTCTGGGACGCCGAGGCCGGCGTCGGCCAGGTCTTCTCGGAGATCGAGGAGCTGGCCGCGGAGTGCCGCTTCCACGACTGCGCCCACGAGGCCGAGCCCGGCTGCGCCGTGGCCGCGGCCATCGAGGAGGGCTCGCTGCCCGTGCGCCGTCTGGAGAGCTACCACAAGCTGATCCGCGAGAACCGGCGGATCGTGGCCAAGACCGACGCCCGGGTCCGCTCCGAGATGCTCAAGGAGTGGAAGCGCATGGGTCGGGAAGGGCGTACGGCCATGGAGATCAAGCGGGGTGGCCGCGGCCGTTAG